A stretch of Lathyrus oleraceus cultivar Zhongwan6 chromosome 6, CAAS_Psat_ZW6_1.0, whole genome shotgun sequence DNA encodes these proteins:
- the LOC127096681 gene encoding probable methyltransferase PMT28, which produces MATITRQAKRPIGLWIKMTAVTILGLCFFFVWTVFSSSSSTSVTFQRESFEDIQEPVSSSSSSSVHKQTTPKEQNHVEVSKDHKFRESDEKKVNGSSSSHSSTRPDKKEAAREKKHVHKKVDDDGDDNNEEIVNQGSLEKEKEEEGEEEEEGLGLDHESNESVDGDSEVLEDENMEEFKKTKKGKVKGPLFDSNVNYRWKMCNARSKHNYIPCIDIEVGGGKVQSYRHSERTCPRTPFMCMVPLPLEGYKSQVPWPESKLKILYKNVAHPKLSAYIKKHNWLVDSGEYLTFPQNQTEFLGGIQHYLEFIEEMVPDIEWGKNIRVVLDIGCTDSSFAAALLDKDVLTLSLGLKDDLVDLAQVALERGFPTLVSPFARRRLPFPSQVFDAIHCSRCRIPWHSNGGKLLLEMNRIIRPGGYFIMSTKHDSIEEEEAMIASICWNVLAHKSDDVGEVEVRIYQKPEGNDLYELRRKKIPPICKENENPDAAWHVPIKSCLHTIPIGIEQHGAEWPEEWPKRLETYPDWINNKEKLIADTNHWNAIVNKSYLNGMGINWTNIRNVLDMKSIYGGLAAALSKHNVWVMNVVPVHLPDTLPIIFERGFFGVYHDWCESFGTYPRTYDLLHADHLFSRLKNRCKQPVSIIVEMDRILRPGGLTIIRDKVEILNSLEEILRSMHWEIRMTFYQEREGMICAQKTTWRP; this is translated from the exons ATGGCTACCATAACTCGTCAAGCTAAACGACCAATTGGGTTATGGATAAAGATGACAGCTGTAACAATTTTGGGTCTTTGTTTTTTCTTTGTTTGGACTGTGTTTTCATCTTCGTCTTCTACTTCTGTTACTTTTCAAAGGGAAAGTTTTGAAGATATTCAAGAAcctgtttcttcttcttcttcttccagTGTTCATAAACAAACAACACCCAAAGAACAAAATCATGTGGAAGTTTCGAAAGATCATAAATTTCGTGAGAGTGATGAGAAAAAGGTTAATGGGTCATCTTCTTCTCATTCTTCCACGCGCCCTGATAAGAAAGAAGCGGCGCGTGAGAAGAAACACGTGCATAAGAAGGTagatgatgatggtgatgataATAATGAAGAGATTGTGAATCAAGGGTCATTGGAGAAAGAAAAAGAGGAGGAgggtgaagaagaagaagaaggattGGGATTGGATCACGAGAGTAATGAATCTGTGGATGGAGATTCTGAGGTGTTGGAAGATGAGAACATGGAAGAATTCAAGAAAACAAAGAAAGGAAAAGTGAAAGGACCTTTGTTTGATTCAAATGTTAACTATAGGTGGAAAATGTGCAATGCTAGAAGCAAGCATAACTACATTCCTTGCATTGATATTGAAGTTGGTGGTGGAAAGGTGCAGAGTTACCGGCATTCGGAGAGGACTTGTCCGAGGACACCTTTCATGTGTATGGTTCCTCTTCCTCTTGAAGGCTATAAGTCTCAAGTTCCATGGCCTGAGAGTAAATTGAAG ATATTGTATAAGAATGTTGCACATCCGAAACTATCTGCATATATAAAAAAGCATAATTGGTTGGTGGATTCGGGTGAATATCTTACTTTCCCTCAAAACCAGACTGAATTTTTGGGAGGGATTCAGCACTATCTTGAGTTCATTGAAGAG ATGGTACCAGACATTGAGTGGGGTAAAAACATTCGTGTTGTCCTCGACATTGGATGTACGGATTCAAGCTTTGCAGCTGCTCTCCTTGATAAGGACGTTTTAACATTGTCACTTGGTTTGAAAGATGACCTAGTCGACTTAGCTCAGGTGGCACTCGAGCGCGGCTTCCCAACCTTAGTTAGCCCTTTTGCTAGAAGGAGACTTCCTTTTCCAAGTCAAGTTTTTGATGCTATACACTGTTCGCGTTGCCGCATACCTTGGCATTCCAATG GGGGTAAGCTTCTATTGGAGATGAATCGGATTATAAGACCAGGTGGATACTTCATTATGTCAACTAAACATGATAgcattgaagaagaagaag CGATGATAGCGTCTATATGTTGGAATGTTCTGGCACATAAAAGCGATGATGTTGGTGAAGTTGAAGTAAGAATATATCAAAAGCCTGAAGGAAATGACTTGTACGAATTGAGAAGGAAGAAGATCCCACCGATTTGCAAAGAAAACGAAAATCCCGATGCAGCCTG GCATGTTCCAATCAAGAGTTGTTTGCACACCATTCCAATTGGAATTGAACAACACGGGGCAGAGTGGCCGGAGGAATGGCCAAAGAGGCTCGAAACTTATCCCGACTGGATCAACAATAAAGAGAAATTGATTGCGGACACCAACCATTGGAATGCGATTGTTAACAAGTCATATCTTAATGGAATGGGCATTAATTGGACAAATATCAGAAATGTATTGGACATGAAATCCATCTATGGAGG ATTGGCTGCAGCTCTATCTAAACATAATGTTTGGGTGATGAATGTAGTCCCTGTTCATCTACCGGACACACTTCCCATAATTTTCGAACGTGGATTTTTTGGCGTCTATCACGATTGGTGCGAGTCATTCGGTACTTACCCAAGAACGTATGACCTTCTGCATGCCGATCATCTGTTCTCACGCCTCAAAAACAG GTGCAAGCAGCCCGTGTCGATTATCGTTGAGATGGACCGTATCTTACGGCCGGGCGGGTTGACAATCATTCGCGACAAAGTTGAAATTCTAAATTCATTGGAGGAAATTCTGAGAAGTATGCATTGGGAGATCAGAATGACTTTCTATCAGGAAAGAGAGGGAATGATATGTGCACAGAAAACTACATGGAGGCCTTGA
- the LOC127096682 gene encoding AAA-ATPase ASD, mitochondrial: MKQSDMFAQIGSLIASLMFIWAIFQQYFPYQLRNQLEKYSQKLATLIYPYIQITFHEFTGEQKLMRSEAYSSIENYLSTKASTQAKRLKGDIAKNNQSLVLSMDDHEEVSDEFNGVKLWWASGKNVSKPNSFSLHHNIDEKRYYKLTFHKVNRDLILGSYLSFVLKEGKAIKVRNRQRKLYTNSGSYWSHVVFEHPSTFETLAMDLEKKKMIIDDLVTFSKAGEFYGRIGRAWKRGYLLYGPPGTGKSTMIAAMANLLGYDLYDLELTAVKDNTELRKLLIETSSKSIIVIEDIDCSLDLTGQRTKKKAKKDDEEERKSGVMMEEREGRMSQVTLSGLLNFIDGLWSACGGERLIVFTTNYVEKLDPALVRKGRMDKHIELSYCGFEAFKILAKNYLNIESHYLFDTICELLEEVEITPADVAEHLMPKSSSGDVQVYLKSLIHALQLAKEGAKVKSMEDAKKL, from the coding sequence ATGAAACAAAGTGACATGTTTGCTCAAATAGGATCCTTGATAGCTTCCTTGATGTTCATTTGGGCTATTTTTCAACAATATTTTCCTTATCAACTAAGAAACCAACTTGAGAAATACTCACAAAAACTTGCTACTTTGATCTACCCTTATATCCAAATCACATTTCATGAATTCACTGGTGAACAAAAGCTCATGAGAAGTGAAGCTTATTCTTCCATAGAGAATTACCTTAGCACAAAAGCATCCACACAAGCAAAGAGACTCAAAGGTGATATAGCTAAGAATAATCAATCACTTGTTCTTAGCATGGATGATCATGAAGAGGTTAGTGATGAGTTTAATGGAGTTAAACTTTGGTGGGCTAGTGGCAAAAATGTATCAAAGCCAAATTCATTTTCACTTCATCATAACATAGATGAGAAAAGGTACTATAAACTAACTTTTCATAAAGTTAATAGAGATTTGATTTTAGGTAGTTATCTTAGTTTTGTACTAAAAGAAGGTAAAGCAATTAAGGTGAGGAATAGGCAAAGGAAGCTTTATACTAATAGTGGTTCTTATTGGAGTCATGTTGTGTTTGAACATCCATCAACATTTGAAACATTGGCTATGGATTTAGAGAAGAAGAAAATGATTATTGATGATCTTGTTACATTTAGTAAAGCTGGTGAATTCTATGGAAGAATTGGTAGAGCTTGGAAAAGAGGCTATTTGCTATATGGTCCTCCCGGGACCGGAAAATCGACGATGATTGCGGCTATGGCGAATTTGTTAGGCTATGATCTTTATGATCTTGAGTTGACTGCTGTGAAGGATAATACTGAATTGAGGAAGCTTTTGATTGAGACGTCGAGTAAATCTATAATTGTGATCGAAGATATTGATTGTTCGCTTGATTTAACCGGTCAGAGGAcgaagaaaaaggcgaagaaggACGACGAGGAGGAGAGAAAAAGTGGAGTTATGATGGAAGAAAGAGAAGGGAGAATGAGTCAAGTAACACTTTCTGGATTATTGAATTTCATTGATGGATTATGGTCTGCATGTGGTGGTGAAAGACTAATAGTTTTCACAACAAATTATGTTGAGAAATTGGATCCTGCATTGGTTAGAAAAGGTAGAATGGATAAACATATAGAGTTATCTTATTGTGGATTTGAGGCATTCAAGATTTTGGCTAAGAATTATCTTAATATTGAGTCACATTATTTGTTTGATACAATATGTGAATTGTTGGAGGAAGTTGAAATTACTCCagctgatgttgctgagcatttGATGCCAAAGAGTTCTTCTGGTGATGTACAAGTTTATTTGAAAAGTTTGATTCATGCACTTCAATTGGCAAAAGAAGGAGCTAAAGTAAAATCAATGGAAGATGCAAAGAAACTATGA
- the LOC127096683 gene encoding AAA-ATPase ASD, mitochondrial, with product MGEIWGLIGSKLASILFIWAMIQRYCPHQIHALIEKLSQKLANFVYPYVEVKFFEYIGDYYRTNEAFTFIEHYLQSKPTNQANKLRGESVRKSLVLKMDERQEFHDEFEGIHVVWSLRNLVQKTNSVSFYPADDKRYYLLTFHRGNRDFVARTYLNHVLEQGKDIGLSKRQRKLYTNCTGDSDKRGKWSHVIFEHPSSFETIAMDGKKKKEIVDDLVTFSKGKDYYARIGKPWKRGYLLYGPPGTGKSSLVAAIANFLKYDIYDIELTNVKTNAELRKLLIGITSKSVVVIEDIDCSLDLTGQRKTDSENGNEKDEKNEENEMNNEVVAASMIQLKEETNKNKTSQVTLSGLLNFIDGIWSASTGERLIIFTTNCVEKLDKALIRRGRMDMHIELSYCCFDGFKMLAMNYMSVETHPLFETVRCLLEETNITPADVAENLMPKVANEDVETSLERLIQAIRSSKEEAKKKGEKEESTGEEDSAEDKKSFPKEEIDNGKS from the coding sequence ATGGGTGAAATTTGGGGTCTTATTGGTTCAAAGCTTGCAAGCATTTTGTTCATATGGGCTATGATTCAAAGATATTGTCCTCATCAAATCCATGCACTCATAGAAAAACTCTCACAAAAATTAGCCAACTTTGTTTACCCTTATGTTGAGGTTAAATTCTTTGAGTACATTGGTGATTACTATAGAACCAATGAAGCTTTTACTTTCATTGAACACTACTTACAATCCAAACCAACCAACCAAGCAAACAAACTCCGAGGCGAATCTGTGAGAAAGTCTTTAGTCCTTAAAATGGATGAAAGACAAGAGTTTCATGATGAGTTTGAAGGGATTCACGTTGTTTGGAGTTTAAGAAATCTTGTTCAAAAAACAAATTCTGTTTCATTCTATCCAGCTGATGACAAAAGGTATTACCTTCTAACCTTTCATCGCGGAAACCGCGATTTTGTCGCGAGAACTTATCTTAACCATGTTCTTGAACAAGGTAAGGACATTGGTTTGAGTAAGAGACAGAGAAAGCTTTACACAAATTGCACTGGTGATTCTGATAAGAGAGGTAAATGGAGTCATGTGATTTTCGAACATCCATCGTCTTTCGAAACGATTGCGATGGATGGTAAGAAAAAGAAAGAGATTGTGGATGATCTTGTTACATTTAGTAAAGGTAAGGACTATTATGCAAGAATTGGTAAGCCTTGGAAGAGAGGCTATTTGCTATATGGTCCTCCAGGAACTGGAAAATCATCATTAGTTGCTGCTATTGCTAACTTTTTGAAGTATGATATATATGATATTGAGTTAACTAATGTGAAAACAAATGCTGAGCTGAGGAAGCTTTTGATCGGAATCACGAGTAAGTCTGTTGTTGTTATCGAAGATATCGATTGTTCCCTCGATCTAACCGGCCAGAGGAAGACAGATTCGGAGAATGGAAATGAAAAAGATGAAAAGAATGAGGAAAATGAGATGAATAATGAAGTTGTTGCTGCTTCTATGATTCAATTAAAAGAggaaacaaataagaataaaacGAGTCAAGTAACACTTTCTGGATTGTTGAATTTCATTGATGGAATTTGGTCTGCTAGTACTGGTGAGAGATTGATTATCTTCACTACTAACTGTGTTGAGAAACTGGATAAAGCGTTGATTCGTCGAGGACGAATGGATATGCATATTGAGTTATCTTATTGTTGTTTTGATGGATTCAAAATGTTGGCTATGAATTATATGAGTGTTGAAACACATCCTTTGTTCGAGACGGTTCGATGTTTGTTGGAAGAGACTAATATCACACCTGCTGATGTTGCTGAGAACTTGATGCCTAAGGTAGCTAATGAAGATGTTGAAACATCATTGGAGAGGTTGATTCAAGCAATTAGAAGCtctaaggaagaagcaaagaagaagggtGAGAAAGAAGAAAGCACTGGTGAAGAGGATTCTGCAGAAGACAAGAAAAGCTTCCCTAAGGAAGAGATTGATAATGGAAAATCCTAA